The Neorhizobium sp. NCHU2750 genome contains the following window.
ATAGGGGTCACCATTGCTGTAGGCGGGAACCATCAGATCGGTATCGATGCCGAAGACTTCCCGAACCGAAACGGTCGTGTCGGGGAGGTTGGTAATATCCAAATCAATCTTGCTCATCATCACTCCAGGGCACGGGCAACCGCCCGGCCGTCATCCACGCTGCCTTGATTTTTGAGGCTTAGCAGAAACCCGCCTGCTTCAACAACTGATATGCTTGCACCACGGCACGAAAACGTTCCTCCGATCCGCGGTCGCCGCCATTGGCGTCCGGGTGGTGCTTCTTGACCAACTCCTTGTAGCGGCTCTTGATCTCGGTAGAACTGGCATTGGCGCCAAGTCCCATCGTCTCGAAAGCCTTCGCCTCCAGCGTCTTCAGCTTGCGCCCCTGCGTCTCGTAGCGCCCGCCGCCACCGGCCCGCGCCTGGGACACGAAGCCGAACGGATCCCGGAAGCGCTGCTGCGCATAGGCTGCACCGGCCGAACCTGCGGCACCCGCACCACCGGACCGCGCCGTCGAATGCAGCGGTGCGTCCTTGGCATCCTTGTTGACGCCGACCGTCCAGGTCGGGCGATGCCCGGTAATCGCTTCCTTCTGGTAGCGCGCGATCTCGCTGTCCGACAGGCCTGAGAAATAGTTGTAGCCCTTGTTATATTCCTTCACATGCTCGAAGCAGAACATGAAGAACTGGCCTTCCGCATTGCGTCCGACCGGCGCCCGGTGAATACCCGGCTTGTCGCAGCCGTCCCATTGGCAGGTCGGAGCCTGCGGCGGGGCATCTTGCTGCCTTTTCCGGCGCGTCCGGATACGGTCAAAATATTTGGAATCGAGCTTCATGAGACACACATTATGGGCTCCACCACGGAGCCGAACAAGAATTGACAAACCGGTTTGTTCTTGGTTTCTGAGTTCCCCTTTTTTCGTCCCTCGCATCCACATCAAGGTCATTCGGCAATGTCAGTCAGAACCCGTATCGAAGCCACGCTTCGCCAGAACCTCTCCCCCGAACGCCTCGACGTGATCGACGAGAGCCATCAGCACGCTGGACATCAACCGAACGTGACCGGCGACGGCGAAAGCCATATGCGGGTCAGGATAGTATCGGCTGCGTTTGCAGGCATGAGCCGGATCGACCGGCACCGGACGGTGAATGCGCTCCTGAAACCGGAGCTCGACGCCGGCCTCCACGCGCTCGCGGTCGAGGCCGCAGCACCGGGAGAACCGACACGCTGGTGATAGAAAGTCGATGAAGCTCAGATAAGAACTATCGGGATTGGCGCCAAGGTGCCCGACCTTAGAATCGCTAAGCATACGCGCAAAATCTGAAGAAGGCCGTAGCTGATATTTTGGCCGGCGCCTGACTTGAACTGTGAGCTTTTTGGGCTCATTTTGTTGCTATGGCACAGGTCAAAACATCATCATCAGCCTTTACCGTCCGCAACTCGCGCACGGGACAGTTCGTTACCGTCAAAGGTGCTGGCGCGCTCAAAGGTAGTGAACTGGCCATCAAACGCGGCGTGGACCTGACCAAGCCGATAGCAAAACAGGCGCTTAAAGCTAATCGCAAACCGAAGGCAAAATAATTGGCCGGATCGGTCCTCGATACGCACGCTCTATTTTGGCTCGTAACTCAGCCCGAAACTCTCCATGAAGATGCCTTGGTGGCAATAGCCGCCGCTCAGGAAGCCAGAAAGCTTTTCGTTTCACCTATCACAGCATGGGAATTGGCTATTGCAGTGAACAAGAAAACGAATGCTCCGGACATAGGAGGCTTTACGGTAAAGGATTGGTTCAAGGCAGCAATTGAAGCCACATCTTCAAAAATTGTGCCGATAGGTCCAGCTATCGCCCTCGAGGCAGCCAGCATGATCGCAACGACAGCTCACAAGGACCCTGGAGATTGCTACATCATCGCCACCGCTAGATACAAAAAAGTCCCAATCATAAGCCGAGACGGAATAATTCGTCAGATAGCGGAAACCGGCTACATCGACATTATTGGCTGCTGAACCGCGTAAGCATTTGCAACCGCATTTCCCTTTGTCGACATGATTGCCTAGTCATAGCAGCGACAAAAAGGATGCGCCTTACACCAAATTTCAATCCCGCCACTACTCCGCCGCCGGCACCGTATCTCCCGCCGGCCTGACCCTCAGCCGGGTGATCCGATTCTTCTCCCGCTTCATCACCACGAAGCGCTTGCCGTAGAAGGTGAAGGCCTGCCGCTCTTCCGGGATGAGCTTGGATTCGTTGATCACCAAGCCTGCGATCGTCGTTGCCTCGCCATCCGGCAGGTCCCAGCCGAGGGCGCGGTTGAGATCGCGGATCGGCACCGAACCATCGACCACGATCGAGCCATTGGCCTCCTTGCGCACGCCCTGGATCTCGACATCATGCTCGTCGGCAATATCGCCGACGATCTCCTCCATGATGTCCTCCAGCGTCACGATGCCCTGCACCTCGCCATATTCATCGACGACGACGGCAAAATGCACCTTGCGCTTGAGAAAGGCCGCGAGCTGGTCCTTCAGGCTGGTGCTGTCGGGCACGAACCAGGGCTTCTGCATGATTTTCAGGATGTCGACATCGGCCGGCGTTGCCCCGGGCTCCAGCAGCGCCCTCAGAAGATCCTTGGCATGCATCACGCCGATGATGTTTTCGGTCGAGTTGCGCCACACCGGCATGCGCGTATAGGGGCTTTCCAGCACCGTGCGCACGATCACTTCGGCCGGGTCTTCGGCATTGACCGCCACCATCGCCATGCGGTGGCGCATCACGTCGGACACTTCGAGTTCGCTGAGATCGAAGAGCTCGCTCAGCCGGTCGCGGTCCTCGGCTCCGTAATTGCCCTCGCGATGCAGCGTATTGAGCGCCGCATGCAGGCTGTCATGGCCGCAAAGCTCAAGTGTCCTGTGCTCCAGCGACGTTCCCGTCGCACGCATCAGCCCGCGGATGACCGCATTGACGCCGCGCGAAAGAAGGCCGCCCGATGATGTCATCTGGCAAGCTTTTCGGTGAGGAAACTCAGGACTTCCGACGAGGGCACATCGTCGGCAACGAAGGACTGGCCGATGCCATGGGTCAGGATGAAGGTCAGCTTGCCGCCCTTCACCTTCTTGTCCTGCATGATGGCGGTAAGAAGCATCTCGGCACCGGGCAGCTCGCCCGGAATGTCGCTCATTCTGGTCGGCAGGCCGACCGCCTTCAGATGCGCCTCGACGCGCCGGCCGTCGTCGGGGCTTGCAAGATTGAGCCGGGCGGAAAACTCGTGGGCCAGCACCATGCCGATCGCGACGCCCTCGCCATGCACCAGCCGTGCTCCGTCATACTGCACGGCAGCTTCCAGCGCGTGGCCGAACGTGTGACCGAGATTGAGCAAGGCCCGCCGTCCGGTCTCGCGCTCATCCTCGACCACGACATCGGCCTTCGACTGGCAGCTGACGGCAACTGCCTCGATCCGTTCCGGACCGCCGGCAAACACCTTTTTCCAGTTCTTTTCCAGCCATTCGAAAAAGGCCGGATTGTCGATCAGCCCGTATTTGGCCACTTCCGCATAACCGGCACGGAACTCCCGCTCCGACAGCGTGTCGAGAACCGACGTATCGGCAAGCACCAGATCGGGCTGGTGGAAGACGCCGAGCAGGTTCTTGCCATGACGGGAATTGACCCCGGTCTTGCCGCCGACGGAGGAATCCACCTGCGACAGGAGTGAAGTCGGGATCTGTACGAAGCGCACGCCGCGGCGAACGATGCCGGCTGCAAAGCCGGCGAGGTCGCCGATCACGCCGCCACCGAGCGCGATCACCGCATCATTGCGCTCGATGCGCGCCGCCAGCACCATGTCGCAGACGGTGGCCAGATGATCGAAACTCTTGGTCTTTTCGCCGGCGGGCAGCGTCAGCGACACGGCCTCGATGCCATCTGTCTGCAGCCCGTCCATCAATCCTTCGAGATAGAGCGGTGCGACATGTTCGTCGGTGATGATCGCCGCCTTGCGCCCCTTCAGCCGCGAGGTGATCTCGCCGCCGGCACGCGCCAGAAGGCCCGGCCCGATCAGG
Protein-coding sequences here:
- a CDS encoding type II toxin-antitoxin system VapC family toxin, producing MAGSVLDTHALFWLVTQPETLHEDALVAIAAAQEARKLFVSPITAWELAIAVNKKTNAPDIGGFTVKDWFKAAIEATSSKIVPIGPAIALEAASMIATTAHKDPGDCYIIATARYKKVPIISRDGIIRQIAETGYIDIIGC
- the aroB gene encoding 3-dehydroquinate synthase, encoding MTVQTRAPERLVHVPLGDRAYDILIGPGLLARAGGEITSRLKGRKAAIITDEHVAPLYLEGLMDGLQTDGIEAVSLTLPAGEKTKSFDHLATVCDMVLAARIERNDAVIALGGGVIGDLAGFAAGIVRRGVRFVQIPTSLLSQVDSSVGGKTGVNSRHGKNLLGVFHQPDLVLADTSVLDTLSEREFRAGYAEVAKYGLIDNPAFFEWLEKNWKKVFAGGPERIEAVAVSCQSKADVVVEDERETGRRALLNLGHTFGHALEAAVQYDGARLVHGEGVAIGMVLAHEFSARLNLASPDDGRRVEAHLKAVGLPTRMSDIPGELPGAEMLLTAIMQDKKVKGGKLTFILTHGIGQSFVADDVPSSEVLSFLTEKLAR
- a CDS encoding J domain-containing protein, coding for MKLDSKYFDRIRTRRKRQQDAPPQAPTCQWDGCDKPGIHRAPVGRNAEGQFFMFCFEHVKEYNKGYNYFSGLSDSEIARYQKEAITGHRPTWTVGVNKDAKDAPLHSTARSGGAGAAGSAGAAYAQQRFRDPFGFVSQARAGGGGRYETQGRKLKTLEAKAFETMGLGANASSTEIKSRYKELVKKHHPDANGGDRGSEERFRAVVQAYQLLKQAGFC
- a CDS encoding BolA family protein, whose product is MSVRTRIEATLRQNLSPERLDVIDESHQHAGHQPNVTGDGESHMRVRIVSAAFAGMSRIDRHRTVNALLKPELDAGLHALAVEAAAPGEPTRW